From Zingiber officinale cultivar Zhangliang chromosome 5B, Zo_v1.1, whole genome shotgun sequence, the proteins below share one genomic window:
- the LOC121986362 gene encoding probable xyloglucan endotransglucosylase/hydrolase protein 7, with protein sequence MHPKDVRIPSSIFFIFALFLLLSCCMARSVNFSHDFHVTWADSHVTTVDGGSTVELSLDQSSGCGFASRNKFMFGHVSMKIKLISGDSAGTVTAFYLSSETGGVRDEVDFEFLGNRSGQPYTVQTNVYAHGKGDREQRVNLWFDPSKDFHTYSILWNHHHIVFFVDAIPIRVYKNNEARGVPYPNSQPMGVYSTLWNADDWATRGGLEKTNWAAGPFKAYYKDFDIEACTTDPVLGTCTSSRTVITSWWEAPSYRQLSGVQARAYRWVRLNHMVYDYCKDRARFPAIPKECIVGY encoded by the exons ATGCATCCTAAGGATGTTAGAATTCCGTCTTCGATCTTCTTCATCTTCGCACTCTTCCTTCTACTTTCGTGTTGCATGGCTCGGTCGGTAAACTTCTCACATGACTTCCACGTGACGTGGGCTGACTCCCATGTCACCACGGTCGACGGAGGCTCCACCGTCGAACTCTCCCTCGATCAATCCTCGG GATGTGGATTTGCCTCGAGGAACAAGTTCATGTTTGGCCACGTCAGCATGAAGATCAAGCTCATCTCAGGCGACTCTGCCGGCACCGTCACAGCATTTTAT TTGAGTTCAGAGACAGGGGGAGTTAGGGATGAGGTTGACTTTGAGTTCTTAGGGAACAGGTCGGGTCAACCCTACACAGTGCAGACCAATGTTTATGCTCATGGCAAAGGAGACAGAGAGCAAAGAGTCAACCTTTGGTTTGACCCTTCAAAAGATTTCCACACTTATTCCATTCTATGGAATCATCACCACATTGT gtTTTTTGTCGATGCAATTCCCATAAGAGTCTACAAGAACAACGAAGCTAGAGGGGTTCCTTACCCCAACTCGCAACCCATGGGCGTCTATTCCACTCTTTGGAATGCTGATGATTGGGCGACGCGCGGCGGCCTTGAAAAGACGAATTGGGCTGCAGGCCCATTTAAGGCCTACTACAAAGACTTTGACATCGAGGCTTGCACCACCGACCCCGTGCTTGGTACGTGCACTAGTTCTCGCACCGTCATCACTAGTTGGTGGGAGGCACCTTCATACCGGCAATTGAGTGGGGTCCAAGCTCGAGCCTATCGTTGGGTGCGGTTGAACCACATGGTTTATGACTATTGTAAGGATCGGGCTCGATTCCCGGCCATTCCAAAAGAGTGTATCGTCGGTTATTGA